A single Cucumis melo cultivar AY chromosome 4, USDA_Cmelo_AY_1.0, whole genome shotgun sequence DNA region contains:
- the LOC103504004 gene encoding uncharacterized protein LOC103504004 produces MASPKLSFSLVFFILFAIEISLIASEGEKYGKPSNFGYRKYGFIGKNGLGGYAEKNYNNDYYWGRWSKSDQGSTYSGNGASGGSSNEYDDHTSSCKSPSNGSGYKSEEPSKENYGNANNGKNAGEYNNPSTGGNSNNGGGEASKGYSGSGNSEQSGGSGYSNPSTGNDNKGGESSKDYSGSGSNGKSGGEYSNPSTGGNGNNGGGEASKGYSGSEGNGKSGGEYSNPSTGGNGNNGGGEASKGYSGSGSNGKSGGEYSNPSTGENGNNGGGEASKGYSGSGSNGKIGGEYSNPSTGNDNKGGEPSKDYSGSGSNGKSGGEYSNPSTGGNGNNGGGEASKGYNGSGSNGKSGGEYSNPSTGGNGNNGGGEASKGYNGSGSNGKSGREYSNPSTGGNGNNGGGEASKGYSGSGNGGQSGGSGYSNPSTGGNGYKSGEEPSAKEYNGNGNNGGGEASKGYNGSGSNGKSGGEYSNPSTGENGNNGGGEASKGYSGSGSNGKSGGGYSNPSTGNDNKGGEPSKDYSGSGSNGKSGGEYSNPSTGENGNNGGGEASKGYSGSENSGQSGGSGYSNPSTGGSGYKSGEEPSAKKYNGNGNHGGGEASKGYSSSGNSGQSGGSEYSNPSTGNDNKGGEPSKDYSGSGSNGKSGGEYSNPSTGGNGYKSGEEPSTKEYNGNMNGGKSEEYNGPSKGGDENNGGGYANYGSGETVYKLFKDYRRYQRGNVYGRGGGRQP; encoded by the coding sequence ATGGCTTCTCCtaaactttctttttctcttgtgTTCTTCATTTTATTTGCTATTGAGATTTCTCTAATAGCCAGTGAAGGAGAAAAATATGGTAAACCAAGTAACTTTGGTTATCGTAAGTATGGTTTTATAGGAAAAAATGGTCTTGGAGGGTATGCAGAAAAAAACTACAATAATGACTATTATTGGGGACGATGGAGCAAGTCTGATCAAGGAAGTACTTATTCTGGTAATGGTGCTTCTGGAGGATCATCTAACGAATATGATGATCATACAAGTAGTTGCAAAAGCCCTAGTAATGGAAGTGGTTACAAAAGCGAGGAACCATCCAAGGAAAACTACGGTAATGCGAACAATGGAAAGAATGCAGGAGAATACAATAATCCAAGTACTGGAGGAAATAGTAACAATGGTGGAGGAGAAGCGTCCAAAGGATACAGTGGTAGTGGGAATAGTGAGCAAAGTGGAGGATCAGGATACAGCAATCCAAGTACTGGAAATGATAATAAAGGTGGAGAGTCATCCAAGGATTACAGTGGTAGTGGGAGCAATGGCAAAAGTGGAGGAGAATACAGTAATCCAAGTACTGGAGGAAATGGTAACAATGGTGGAGGAGAAGCGTCCAAAGGATACAGTGGTAGTGAAGGCAATGGCAAAAGTGGAGGAGAATACAGTAATCCAAGTACTGGAGGAAATGGTAACAATGGTGGAGGAGAAGCGTCCAAAGGATACAGTGGTAGTGGGAGCAATGGTAAAAGTGGAGGAGAATACAGTAATCCAAGTACTGGAGAAAATGGTAACAATGGTGGAGGAGAAGCGTCCAAAGGATACAGTGGTAGTGGGAGCAATGGCAAAATTGGAGGAGAATACAGTAATCCAAGTACTGGAAATGATAATAAAGGTGGTGAGCCATCCAAGGATTACAGTGGTAGTGGGAGCAATGGCAAAAGTGGAGGAGAATACAGTAATCCAAGTACTGGAGGAAATGGTAACAATGGTGGAGGAGAAGCGTCCAAAGGATACAATGGTAGTGGGAGCAATGGCAAAAGTGGAGGAGAATACAGTAATCCAAGTACTGGAGGAAATGGTAACAATGGTGGAGGAGAAGCGTCCAAAGGATACAATGGTAGTGGGAGCAATGGCAAAAGTGGAAGAGAATACAGTAATCCAAGTACTGGAGGAAATGGTAACAATGGTGGAGGAGAAGCGTCCAAAGGATACAGTGGTAGTGGGAATGGTGGGCAAAGTGGAGGATCAGGATACAGTAATCCAAGTACTGGAGGAAATGGTTACAAAAGCGGAGAAGAACCATCAGCCAAGGAGTACAATGGAAATGGTAACAATGGCGGAGGAGAAGCGTCCAAAGGATACAATGGTAGTGGGAGCAATGGCAAAAGTGGAGGAGAATACAGTAATCCAAGTACTGGAGAAAATGGTAACAATGGTGGAGGAGAAGCGTCCAAAGGATACAGTGGTAGTGGGAGCAATGGCAAAAGTGGAGGAGGATACAGTAATCCAAGTACTGGAAATGATAATAAAGGTGGTGAGCCATCCAAGGATTACAGTGGTAGTGGAAGCAATGGAAAAAGTGGAGGAGAATACAGTAATCCAAGTACTGGAGAAAATGGTAACAATGGTGGAGGAGAAGCGTCCAAAGGATACAGTGGTAGTGAGAATAGTGGGCAAAGTGGAGGATCAGGATACAGTAATCCAAGTACTGGAGGAAGTGGTTACAAAAGCGGAGAAGAACCATCGGCCAAGAAATACAATGGAAATGGTAACCATGGCGGAGGAGAAGCGTCCAAAGGATACAGTAGTAGTGGGAATAGTGGGCAAAGTGGAGGATCTGAATACAGTAATCCAAGTACTGGAAATGATAATAAAGGTGGAGAGCCATCAAAGGACTACAGTGGTAGTGGAAGCAATGGCAAAAGTGGAGGAGAATATAGTAATCCAAGTACTGGAGGAAATGGTTACAAAAGCGGAGAAGAACCATCGACCAAAGAATACAATGGTAATATGAATGGTGGCAAAAGTGAAGAATACAATGGTCCAAGCAAGGGTGGAGATGAAAACAACGGTGGAGGATATGCTAATTATGGAAGCGGTGAAACAGTTTACAAATTATTCAAAGACTATCGTCGTTATCAAAGAGGTAATGTATATGGCAGAGGTGGTGGCAGACAACCTTGA
- the LOC103503548 gene encoding probable ADP-ribosylation factor GTPase-activating protein AGD9, translating to MASDSFTDKNAVFKRLKAKSENKICFDCNAKNPTWASVSFGIFLCIDCSAVHRSLGVHISFVRSINLDSWSPEQLKMMSYGGNNRAQVFFKQHGWNDDGKIEAKYTSRAADLYKRTLSKEVAKTMAEEPPCPSSPVSSHSNGNGNGKSNGNALPSIKTTKQEAPEISSSPKASHSVVVKKPIGAKKTGKIGGLGARKLTTKTSENLYDQKPEDPPTPVSSSITTNGTTASLLASRFEYVENAQSSDVSSNGSPVFGHIAPPKSSSFFAEFGMDNNHSGVYSKKTGSNSTKIQVEETEEARKKFSNAKSISSAQFFGDQNKSAESEAKASLQKFTSSSAISSADLFGQGMDDSTLDLAANEFISRISLQASQDISSLKNMAGETGRKLSSFASTLMTDIQDRIL from the exons ATGGCGTCTGATAGCTTCACCGACAAGAACGCAGTTTTCAAGAGGCTAAAGGCCAAGTCGGAGAACAAG ATCTGTTTCGATTGTAATGCGAAGAACCCAACTTGGGCGTCCGTTTCGTTTGGGATCTTCCTTTGCATCGATTGTTCTGCTGTTCATCGGAGCCTTGGCGTCCATATAAGCTTCGtcag GTCAATAAATTTGGACTCATGGTCACCGGAGCAGCTGAAAATGATGAGCTACGGCGGAAACAACCGTGCTCAGGTGTTCTTCAAGCAGCACGGTTGGAATGACGATGGCAAAATTGAAGCCAAGTACACATCCAGAGCTGCAGATTTGTATAAACGAACCCTTTCCAAAGAAGTCGCTAAAACCATGGCTGAAGAACCCCCTTGCCCCTCTTCCCCTGTTTCTTCTCACTCCAATGGCAATGGCAATGGCAAGAGCAATGGTAATGCCCTCCCATCAATCAAAACCACCAAACAAGAAGCCCCtgaaatttcttcttctccaaAAGCCTCTCATTCTGTTGTTGTCAAAAAACCCATCGGTGCGAAAAAGACAGGCAAGATCGGCGGACTTGGCGCTCGGAAGCTTACCACGAAG ACGAGTGAGAATCTATATGATCAGAAACCGGAAGACCCACCGACACCGGTTTCGTCGTCAATAACAACAAATGGTACAACGGCTTCATTGTTGGCTTCTCGGTTCGAGTATGTTGAGAACGCACAATCTTCTGATGTGAGCTCTAATGGTTCCCCTGTGTTTGGACATATTGCTCCACCGAAATCCTCAAGCTTCTTTGCTGAATTTGGAATGGATAATAATCACAGTGGTGTGTATTCAAAGAAAACGGGCTCAAATTCCACCAAAATCCAG GTGGAAGAAACTGAAGAAGCTCGAAAGAAATTCTCAAATGCAAAATCAATTTCGTCTGCTCAATTCTTCGGTGATCAAAACAAATCTGCCGAGTCAGAGGCCAAGGCTTCATTGCAGAAATTTACA AGTTCGTCGGCGATCTCAAGTGCCGATCTGTTCGGACAGGGGATGGATGATTCGACTCTGGATCTCGCAGCAAATGAATTCATCAGCCGGATTTCTTTACAG GCTTCACAAGATATATCATCGTTGAAGAACATGGCGGGGGAGACGGGGAGGAAGCTAAGCTCTTTTGCATCAACGTTGATGACTGATATTCAAGACAGGATTCTTTGA
- the LOC127149010 gene encoding uncharacterized protein LOC127149010: MSNPIQEHPYDPFQSFSTLCLNNSSSSSAVDPSLCSSCFRPHSRSTATPMKRPSPTPPSQQPSTAPTSKNLLLDHQQPNSIPFSKINLPIPFPPSVSPLRRSLSDPTDACNFSPPPPHTQSPAKRLCLNSPLPPLPLRRTVSDPNPNPAPEKSSDSPIKFQKDSPDSKRLRRIKDRLKEMNKWWNEVMSEEEKHDDEMETKKRDNEEEEEEEEEEEEKEKDDEETVGVERVGDSMTLKLKCSCGKRFEILLSGRNCFYKLL; the protein is encoded by the exons ATGAGTAATCCTATTCAAGAACACCCTTACGACCCTTTCCAATCCTTCTCCACTCTCTGTCTCAACaactcctcctcctcctccgcTGTCGACCCTTCACTCTGTTCTTCATGCTTCCGTCCTCACTCTCGCTCCACCGCCACTCCCATGAAACGCCCCTCCCCCACGCCCCCGTCTCAACAACCCTCCACCGCCCCCACTTCCAAGAACCTCCTTCTTGATCATCAACAACCCAATTCCATCCCTTTCTCCAAGATTAATCTCCCCATTCCTTTTCCTCCCTCTGTTTCCCCTCTCCGCCGCTCTCTTTCCGACCCCACCGATGCCTGCAATTTCTCCCCTCCTCCGCCGCATACTCAATCCCCGGCAAAACGATTATGCCTAAACTCACCACTCCCTCCCCTGCCTCTCCGCCGTACTGTCTCTGACCCAAACCCAAACCCCGCCCCTGAAAAATCTTCCGATTCCCCAATTAAATTTCAGAAAGACAGCCCTGACTCGAAG AGGCTGAGAAGAATTAAGGATCGACTGAAGGAGATGAATAAGTGGTGGAACGAAGTAATgagtgaagaagaaaaacacGATGATGAAATGGAGACGAAAAAG AGAgacaatgaagaagaagaagaagaagaagaagaagaagaagaaaaagaaaaagatgatgaaGAAACAGTGGGAGTGGAAAGAGTTGGAGATTCAATGACACTAAAATTGAAGTGCTCATGTGGGAAGCGATTTGAGATTCTTCTATCTGGAAGAAACTGCTTCTACAAATTGTTGTAG